In Centropristis striata isolate RG_2023a ecotype Rhode Island chromosome 5, C.striata_1.0, whole genome shotgun sequence, a single genomic region encodes these proteins:
- the fam50a gene encoding protein FAM50A, with translation MAQYKGAASEAGRAMQLMKKREKEREHLEQLKQKIAEDNMVKSNIDKKFSAHYDAVEAELKSSTVGLVTLNDMKAKQEALVKEREKQLAKKEQSKELQLKLEKQKEKKRKEEQKRKIASLSFNPEDEGEEEEENEEEEDYLSVKKKKLGKNPDVDTSFLPDRDREEEENRLREELRQEWELKQEKIKSEEIEITFSYWDGSGHRKTVKMKKGNTIQNFLQRALEVLRKDFSELRSAGVEQLMYIKEDLIIPHHHSFYDFIVTKARGKSGPLFSFDVHDDIRLVNDATVEKDESHAGKVVLRSWYEKNKHIFPASRWEPYDPEKKWDKYTIR, from the exons ATGGCGCAGTACAAAGGAGCCGCCAGTGAGGCTGGCAGAGCCATGCAGCTGATGAAGAAacgagaaaaagaaagagaacacCTCGAGCAGCTGAAGCAGAAGATAGCAGAG GACAACATGGTCAAGTCCAACATTGATAAGAAATTCTCAGCTCACTATGATGCTGTAGAGGCAGAGCTCAAGTCCAGCACTGTTG GTCTGGTGACACTGAATGATATGAAGGCCAAGCAGGAGGCGCtggtgaaggagagagagaaacagctgGCCAAGAAGGAGCAGTCCAAGGAGCTCCAGCT CAAGCTCGAGaagcagaaagagaagaagagaaaagaggaacaaaagaggaaaataGCCAGTTTATCGTTTAACCCtgaagatgaaggagaagaggaggaagaaaatgaagaggaggaggatt ACCTTTCAGTCAAGAAGAAGAAACTGGGAAAAAATCCAGACGTGGACACAAGTTTCCTtcctgacagagacagagag gaggaggagaaccgTCTCAGAGAGGAGCTCCGGCAGGAATGGGAGCTCAAACAGGAGAAGATTAAGA GTGAGGAGATTGAGATCACATTCAGTTACTGGGACGGCTCTGGACATCGTAAAACTGTCAAG ATGAAGAAGGGAAATACCATCCAGAATTTCCTGCAGAGGGCCCTTGAGGTCCTCAGAAAGGACTTCAGTGAGCTCAG GTCTGCTGGGGTCGAGCAGCTGATGTACATCAAAGAGGATCTGATAATTCCACAT CACCACAGTTTCTATGACTTCATTGTGACCAAAGCCAGAGGCAAATCTG GTCCTCTTTTCAGCTTTGACGTCCACGATGATATTCGACTGGTGAACGACGCCACTGTTGAGAAAGATGAG TCTCATGCAGGTAAAGTGGTGCTGAGGAGCTGGTACGAGAAGAACAAACACATCTTCCCTGCTAGTCGCTGGGAGCCATACGATCCTGAGAAGAAATGGGACAAATATACG atCCGGTGA